Proteins encoded together in one Candidatus Sulfotelmatobacter sp. window:
- the ahcY gene encoding adenosylhomocysteinase, whose translation MSTAAVNCDIKNVEMADLGKKRIEWANQSMKVLQIIRKEFIKNQPLKGIRISACLHVTAETANLGICLRDGGAEVVLCASNPLSTQDDVAASLVRDHNIPVFAIKGEDNDTYYNHILAAIDHKPHITMDDGADLVTILHTKRTDALTDVIGGTEETTTGVIRLRAMAKEGMLKFPVVAVNDADTKHLFDNRYGTGQSTIDGIIRATNFLLAGSKFVVAGYGWCGRGLASRARGCGAEVIVTEVDPTKALEAVMDGFRVMSMTEAAKLGDVFCTVTGNKSVLTKEHFDHMKDGAIISNSGHFNVEIDIPALDKMSSSKRTTRTFVEEYSLKDGRKINLLGDGRLINLAAAEGHPASVMDMSFADQALSVEYMVKNSKKLEKTVYKVPDELDKRVAKLKLESMAIKIDRLSPEQEEYLAGWSEGT comes from the coding sequence ATGTCAACCGCAGCTGTGAATTGCGATATCAAGAACGTAGAAATGGCCGATTTGGGCAAGAAGCGCATTGAGTGGGCGAACCAGTCCATGAAAGTGCTCCAGATTATCCGCAAGGAGTTCATTAAGAACCAACCGCTGAAAGGCATCCGTATCTCGGCCTGCCTGCACGTGACGGCGGAGACTGCGAACCTGGGCATTTGCCTGCGGGACGGCGGGGCGGAGGTTGTGCTGTGTGCCTCGAATCCGCTGTCGACTCAGGACGATGTCGCCGCCAGCCTGGTGCGCGACCACAACATTCCCGTATTCGCCATCAAGGGCGAGGACAACGACACTTATTACAACCACATCCTGGCCGCGATCGACCACAAGCCGCACATTACCATGGACGATGGCGCTGACCTGGTGACGATTCTGCACACCAAGCGCACCGACGCGCTCACTGACGTAATCGGCGGAACGGAAGAGACCACGACCGGCGTCATTCGCCTGCGCGCGATGGCGAAGGAAGGCATGTTGAAGTTCCCGGTCGTCGCCGTGAACGATGCCGACACGAAGCATCTTTTTGATAATCGTTACGGAACCGGGCAGTCCACGATCGATGGCATTATCCGCGCTACGAATTTTCTGCTGGCCGGCTCGAAGTTTGTAGTCGCCGGCTACGGCTGGTGCGGCCGCGGACTCGCGTCGCGCGCGCGTGGCTGCGGCGCCGAAGTCATCGTCACCGAGGTCGATCCTACGAAGGCGCTCGAAGCCGTGATGGACGGCTTCCGCGTGATGTCAATGACCGAAGCGGCCAAGCTGGGCGACGTTTTCTGCACCGTCACCGGCAACAAGAGCGTGCTCACCAAAGAACATTTCGACCACATGAAAGATGGCGCGATTATTTCGAACTCCGGGCACTTCAACGTCGAGATCGACATCCCGGCGCTGGATAAGATGTCGTCCTCGAAGCGCACTACCCGCACCTTCGTCGAAGAGTACTCACTGAAAGACGGACGCAAGATCAACCTGCTCGGCGACGGTCGCCTCATCAACCTGGCCGCGGCGGAAGGGCATCCGGCCTCGGTGATGGATATGTCGTTCGCCGACCAGGCGCTTTCGGTCGAGTACATGGTCAAGAACTCCAAGAAGCTGGAGAAAACGGTATACAAAGTCCCCGACGAACTCGACAAGCGCGTGGCCAAGTTGAAGCTGGAATCAATGGCGATTAAGATCGACCGGCTCAGCCCCGAGCAGGAAGAGTATTTGGCAGGGTGGAGCGAAGGAACATAG